From the Corvus cornix cornix isolate S_Up_H32 chromosome 21, ASM73873v5, whole genome shotgun sequence genome, the window GTGAGGCTGCTTGGTGGTGATTGACTATTTactgttctggttttttcctttgaaaatcctGCAGATTTCCCTCCTTCAGGAGCGGGGGAGCCTCATGCCCAGTGAGTGACTGCGTTTCCTtgaacacaaaaaggaaaattcatggTGTGCTCAGGTGAgtggcttttcctgggaaaaaccAGCTGGACTTGGACATGTTGCCATTTTTTCTTGGGTATAAAGGGAGAGAAGCTATCAAAGatcagggggaaaaacccaaacaagcaaaatttCCAAAGCCAGGCTTCCATGAGCCGCCACAGGAGCGGGGTCTGTTCTCTGTGTGGTTCCCAACACGGCAGTAAAGCAGAGCATGAGAGACTTGAAATGCACAAAAGTGATCAGCTACAGCTACAGTTGTTTAGTTTCCCTTGAAGAAATAAGTGGATAATACAGATCTGGAAATCATAAGGCtgagaacatttttctgcatACTGCATAACAAAAGAACCCCTTTACATAAGACAGTAATAATGCCCATTAATGACTATATGGCAGAGTTTAATCCATGCATATGATTTAATAATCgcagaaaaaaacatacaaagaaaataaaaccccacattaaaaaaaaaacaaaacaacaacctGCTCAAGCATAATCAAAATTCCTTTTGCATTGCACTTTAGAAGGAGATCTGCACCTAGAGCCAGTCTCCAGCATCCCAAACACACAAGGGCCAACCCCTGTATCCACAGACAGGTTCAGGTCATTGACTTGGTGTGACTGTTTCTTGCTCCCAACAGTTTTACATTGTCCCAGTAATTCCACTcctttcatatttcttcttttttgtacCTAAAACATATATATGAACTTCTCTGTTAATGCTCACAGTTATTATCATGGTTATTATAATGGTTTCAAGCAAACAgctcttgtttaaaaaaaaaaaaacaaaactctctCTAATGTATGGTAAGTAAATACCATAATTTTAGGATTGGAAGCCGCTTTCTGTCTActgggaaataattttgaagctTACATAGTTTGCATCAATGtccaaaagcaaataaagattACTGGAAAtatgtttcttcttttagaaTAACTTCTGGGTATGATGATGCATAGGgggttctctttttttttcccttttttttttttttttttttttttattcttttaaggTAAAAAAAGTGTCAGCATTGCCTAGAGAAGAtgctgagaggaaaaatgagCTGGAAGGCACATCTGCAGCCCCAGATCACATTTTCACTTGCTTGAGTGTGTCAGAGGTGAGTGTTTATGGgtgaaaattaacttttctcATGATCAGTAAAGCACCAGCTTTATTTGTTAAGCACTTTTgggagcatctctgctgctcctcagctcgGGTCAGATACACAGCCACGAAACCAGGTTCTAACTgaaccagcagcacagggggaaTTCCTGCTCTGGGGATTCTGGGCCTGCTGCATCCTCCTTTGCTTACATGGATGCTGATGGGAGGTGTCAGTGGTGGCAGACTGGGTTCATGGTTTGCACAGCTCTTAGGGCACAATCTCAAATGCTCGACATGTACATTTTAGAAATagggaataaaatgcagagTAAGATTCTGACAAAGtgcaggtttaaaaaaaaaacaacaacatatAAAAAGCCTCAGCACTACCCCCAAGGCAGTGATGGTTTGCTGCATTGTATCCCGGGGCTGCGGCTTGGATCccaaaattaaagtaatttctctttttaaaaacaaaaaagttttttaaaaaaagatgtagGCTTattcacagcagcaaaaaggttggttttctgttctgtagTATCCGACACTGCGACGTTGGACTCTCCTTGGGCACAGAAATCCTGACTGACAGTTCAGAATGGAAGCAGGGAAATACTGAATTCATGGTAAGATGGTGCAACAAGATGAGTTTTCCAGAAAACTGAAAGCTGAAGATTTCAGAATGACAGATGTCTCTGCTTTGTTCCTCTACCAACTCATCatccatttccttcctttcttccttttttctctttcttttcccaaggTTGAAGTGCTCCTGGGTGAAGTCTCTGAACACAGGGGGGTCTgtggggccgggctggggctcTCAATCCaaccccttctcctcccctcaccCCCTGCACACTCCTGCAGCTTCCCTTCTTCCTGTGTCCAGGGCGGGAAATGGACATAATTcattctaaggaaaaaaaaaatcaacttggAAAAGCACTCTGAACTTCTCCTACACCCACGTGACGGGATGGAACCGCAATGGCTTCCGAGATGGCTGGAAAACTGCTCCTGACATGGCATCATCACCACAGAGGGGCTTCTGCACAAAGAATCCCAAAGCCTATAAAGTCATTAAAAATTGTGCATCGaaggtttgttttttgtctttttttttgttttgcttttaaaggtTCATTATAAAAatcttgttaatttttttttttttaataccaagTCTGtgtaatgaattattttaaatagcttaTAAGAaaagttggtttgtttttaaattccaaaatGTTCCAACAGGCAGGAGAACACAAAGCCACTGCCGTGCTCGCCTTGGACTCCGGGTTTAGCTGGACCACGCTGCTTTGCTTGGAGTTTGCCAGTAGAAAATTTGCTGTGGacttaaaagtattttgtttacaAACACTTTGTGTTTTCTAGGCACAGTAAGATGTTGTGCTATAtggattgggaaaaaaaagaggcgGAATTCAGTGCTTCTGTTCTAGAGAGTAACAACATTTGCCTTCCAACTACTGAGAATCCATATTCCTAAAGTGTGTGCCAGGACACCACTACTCACACGTGCACTCCCAGTCCCactctctccctccctgtgctggaggaCAAAGGGTCAGTTCTCCATGGGGCTCGAGGTGCTctcactgctgggctggctgctggcttTAGGCCACAGTTGTTCCTGAAGTTCCTTGACCACCTTCTCCAGGTGCTCCCGGGCCTCCCGCTCGTGCAGGAGATCGGCGCGGAGCTGCTCCCGGTCGGCCTCCGCGTGCTGCAGCTTCACCTGCAGGTCCTCGATCTGTGGGGACAGGACAGACATGGGTGTAGGACATGGGGTAGGATGGAGCCTGTACCTCTCCACAGACCTTGCACAGAGTCAGGGAAGCAATAAAATGTGTACCCAGGCATGGGATTATCAAGATTGAGGCAAGGAAGGAATTCCCTGTTCCTTTTTTCCATACACTACTGCAGTACAGTGCCTGCTTATCTTTGAAACCTAAATATGGCCAGTGACTCCAGCTCCAGAAAGGAAGGTGAAAACCAGAAGAGTTAAGAAATAGTTCAAGAATTCCTTAATGCCACGGAACTCTGGTCACTTCTTCAAGCATGGCTGTTATTTCttcaggcagtggcagcagctcagcaaagcAAACCCCAGGTGTTGGCACAGGGGATTCACTTTCAGCTCTTTCACAATGATTTTTAATGGAAGGGACCAGAAAGGGCCTCAGCTGCAGATGGGCCAGGCCTGTCCCAGCTATGGATTAAAGCCCTGCAGTGTCCCCACTTTGCTCACAGCAGGACCTGCAGCTGCCCTTGGCCTCCCTGATCTCTCTGTTTGGTACTTTCTGACaacaaaggcagagaaaacTCCCAGGACTGGAGGGTGCAAGTACCAGAGAACAGCACCCTTGGAAAAAGGAGATTTCGGCAGTGAGATGGCCATTTAACAAGGAAAGGAAACCTCCAATGGTTTGGGCTAAAATGCAGGTATACCTCCCCCATCCATGTTTAGATTTCAGggtaagaaaaaagaaggcatAAACCACAGCTACTCAATGAGTATTAAGCATTAATACTTTAAGCCTACACAGAGACATTTCCACCCTGACTCTGTTGTCTTCTCCCTCCTGGCCTGATGCTATTTCTGTCAGACTGAGCCTGTCTAGAGAACCGTGGTTTCCTCAAAAATAATGTGTGACCAACTTCCTGTTGCACCTCAGCTGTAGCTACAAGGATGTATAAAGCTTTATCTTAAAATTTCTCACAAGTTAAGAACTTAAAGTTATAATGACATCCTAAAAAATTCAGCCTTGGGAGTGAGTTCTCACAGGAGCTTTGTGTtaccagctgtgccagccccaaAACAGGAGCTGCCACGTGCCCTTTGCCCAAGGACAGCTCTGGGGAACTCAGGAGTGGCTGTGACAGGCGGCTGCTGCAGGGGACACTGCCAACCTGCCAGGCCTGGCCTCAGAGAAGAGGAGTAATTGGCTACTTGAGTTCTTTTTGAGGTGATTTTTAGCCTTTAAACTTAGGAAACCTCATCTGTTCCTTCCCAAGGAGGGAATGCATTAGGAGATTGAAAATCCCCAGTGACCGTCAGGACACAcctgagccccccagcccagccctgcccatgttcacctgccctggtgctgctccccagggcccAGGGGGAAcgcccagcacagcagccccagggcgGCTCTGTTTAGTCTGGACACCCCTTATCACCCCTTATCAGTGAGACATCCTGTGATGCTGGGAGGAAGCCCCACATCatttcctgctcctggccagACGTGTCTCAGCGGGCACAGGCGGCCACTCCCCTTCCTCTTATCAGAGCCCTGGAGAGTGTGAGCTTTGCTTCTGCTCTTCCCCTGCACCCTTAAAGCCACCACGCCAGggacctgcagctcccacttcAGGCCTGGCAACACCTCCAGGAGCACCTATGTCTCACAACTCCTGGAATTCCCTCTGCCAGGACCTTTTCAGGGCTGTGTTAAACTATGTGAAGTATTTGAAGtacatataaatatacacatacTGAAGTATGTTAAACAGTAGCTTTTGAGGGCTGTGTTTGAGGGCTCCCTTTAACACAGGAGGCCCCCCACACCTCTGTGGCAGGTGCACGGAATGCGTTTAAATTCAGGCCCCATTTTTTGGAGCCCTGGCTGGCCCCTGCCCTCTGTTGATGCCTCTCCCAGCCAGGcttccagctcaggagcagggctgggagcagtgcctggcaggGGATGCAGAGGCAGGGGGAGGGAGCTGTTCCAGCCCCTGCTGGGTCTCACCTGTGCTGAGTACTTGGCCCGGAGCCTGCCGGCCTCGCAGCCCTTGTCACACACGCGGATCTGCCGggcctgctccagctccctcttCAGCCGGATCCGGGACTCGTTGGCTTCCTTCATCTTCTTCTCGTTCTCGGCTCGCAGACGCTCGATCTCTTTCCGCAGGTTGCGCTTGGCTTCTGTTGCTTCCCTCAGCTTCTCTTTCTTGGCCACTCTCAAGAACTCCAGCTCCTGGGACACAGAAGCAGGTAAGGAGTGAGTgcaaggaagcagagctgcaagGGAAGCCATCCAAACCACATTCCCACCTCCTGCTGGTTGTGACCAAGGCAGCCCATGGCTAAACCCCACTCTGAACTTTGTACAAGCCCTTCGCCTTTAAATCCTGTGGAGTTCCTGCACTCCAGCTACCCTGAAGCCCAGCATAACAAAAAGCTCGGTGCTACAGCCCCATTTTGCTTTGTCAAGCAGAATAGCTGCGACCATCTGGGCCTGAATAAAGATGAACTGCAGTTGGAGAgagctccagcaccagctccacGTTCCAAACCACTCGactgcagtgcctgggctggagctgaAGGCTCTGAAGATGCACAACGTGGAAAGTGCAGTTTGAGTGTCCTTTGTGTACGGCAAAGCTCGACAGGACAGTTCTCTACTTCCTGCAGAAATCAGTTCCATTTTATCAAGCCCCAAAAAATCCACTTAATGGAAGGACAAAGCAcaaactgtttttttcctggctctggGGTGCTGTAGGTGACTGGGGTGAGCCCCAAGACGCCTGACAACCAGCCCATGGGCTGCTCTGTcacaaaagctggaaaactccaGGCTAAAACCTGAAGGTGAATTGAAACCACACTttgctctgggagctgccacTCCCCCTgtccaggctgggagctgctgccttggaaTCTCAAATCCACGAGGGAGCCATTAATTGAGGTGATAATGATAAGGCACCTCAAAGTACAAAGGAAGAAACTCTTAAGTTGTTCAAATACACGTTCACAGCAAGCACAGAGATGTGGCTCACGTTTCCTAAATGGTTAAATTAGAAACTAAAGATCTATTTTTTGCCccagaagcagcatttcctcCCTGTCCGAGTCAAACCCTCCAGCCCTGGTTGCTGTGAAGTAACACTGCAGGGTCATGGGAAATTCACTCTCTTGACAATCTCACTTCCCAGCCAGGCCATTGTTAGCTTGGCCATGCCTCTGGAAATACACACACAGCCCCTGGAAGTACAGAGAGCCTCTGGAAGTACAAACACAGCCCCTGGAAGTACAAACACAGCCTCTGAAGTatacgcacacacacacacacacacacaagcttTCTGTGTGTGGAACTGGGAATCCACACCTTCccaaatggaaaacaatggtTGGACACCAGAGTCCCTCTGCCTCCGACACAGGGCTTGATTTAACACTCAACTGCTTCATGTAATTCCTGCCTTAAGTACACACGTTTTAGGTATTACTCATAAATGTTTactttaaatacataaaataaaacacagatttaCTGCAATACAAAGGAATTCAGCAATTTGCTCAGGGTAACTAAAAACAAGGAGAACCaatgctggttttgtgtgtCCCATACTCGATGAAACCAGGCCCTTGTTTACTCCATCCCATGGATTCCAGCCCCAGCTTGGGAACAGCTCCACACAAAACATTCAAAGACAACACACAAATCTTCTACGTTGGCTCCATCTTCTATTTCTCTGCACTTTTTTTACCCCAGCTCAAACAAAAGCCAGTTCACCCATCACTGTGCTCAGTCCTGATCTGCAGCCCTGTCTGACCACTGATACAACTGATGGATCCAGGAAGTCCAGAAGTAAGGAGCTGCCTCCCTGACTGAAGCTCAGCAGGCCAGTGGGATGCCTGACAAAGCCCTTACTTCAGCTGTGGCCATGTCCCAGGAACACCCTCCCTcacaaagcttttaaaactcCAGCTAAAGCCTCCAGAAATGTTTCCTgttcagtgaaatgaaaacaaaataaactctGCTGGACGAGAAGATTTTTTCAGTAATGAAAAGATGTTGATTTTGGTAACCATGGATTTATAACCCAAGGAAAAACAGGTGGCAAGCTTAAAATGTAGGACTGGTTCCTGCGCTTTGGTTTCCCAGCTGGATTTACAAACAGAGCCCCAGCAAAGGCTGTTGCTATTTGGGAAAAATGAGGCAATTCCTTTTTCAGAGCTCCCTGCTGGGCTGTacctggcagggcagggcagggcagggcagccttACCTGGTGCAGGCTGCGCTTGGCCTGCAGGGCCGCGTtcagcttctcctcctgcttcacCCTCATCTTCACCACCTCGTGCAGGAACTTCTCTTTGGCTTCTTTTGTGTCCAGGCCACTGTCCAGGGCCTGTCTGAGGtgctccagctcagcctccagccCGCTGCTGTGGGAGTCAGGGTGTGCGGCCACCTCGTAGGAGCTGTTcacaggggctgggggctgcatCCCAGGGGAGCTCATgtccttggcagagctggaggaggtgaaggatggggaggagagCGAGGATAAGGAGGAGGtgactggaaaacagaaacattaaaaattaatttgaaaatgtcaaaaattaGTACATAATTATATACAACgcatatgtattttatatatttacatagGTCAAAATGTGCTGAGGCCCTTCTGTACAGAGACACTTGATaatcaatttaaaaaaggaaagaaaattaaaaaactacTCATTTTATACTTTGATACTTGAAATATGATGAAAATGCAACCTTGACTTAAGGGACTGACTTGCAATTAGTTTGAATTGTGACTGTGCAACTCATGTCACAAAGGTACCATTGAGGCACTGGGCTTCCAGAATTCCATTTCAATCCCATGGAAGCTGCACAGGAACTCCTGCAGAAAACCCAGCCCACCTAAACCGAAACAAAGGCAGCCACAAGTGTCACTTACATTCTTCCCTGGTTTCTACTTCAATCTCTGCTTCTGACTCCTTGTCCTCCTCGGGGGCGGTGGCCGCGGTGGCCGCGGTGGCCGCGGTGGCCGCAGCCTCGGGGACAGCCGTGTGCTCCGTGCCGTGTTTCCTCTTCCTCggctgggcagagcccagggaCTCGCTGCTCCGGGACACCACGGTGGCACAGGGAGGGTTGCTCACGATCTTCTGTTGGGCTGGAGGGGCCAGGGCCACGTTGGGGGCCACGGCGCTCTCAAAGCTCTTGTAGGAGTAAAAGCTGGTTCGGAGGGGAggcaaaaggaaggagaaaatggtCACATTCCTGCCTTTGGAGAGCTTCCCAATCCAGAGTTacactgcagctgcaaacaCACGTGGGAATGGCAGTGAATCCCactgatttacaccagctgacAACCTGCCCATGGTACCTTTTAGTGGTTTGCCCTCATTAAACCCGGGGATGATGGCTGTCCCTGAGATGGGATCCCATCCCAAGTGCCACATATCCTAAGAGCACCAAAGAGATGAGATCTCCCAGAGCCTAAAAGTCCTAAAGCtgtttcctcctgctcttcatGGCACTGCTGTTTTATGCAGCTGCGCAGCTGGACTTGTGTCTATCCACAAATGTTCTGTCATCTCAAAACAGCACTTCCTCAAGGAAAACCATGGAGTGGAAAAGCATCTTCTTGTGCCTCTGTGATTCTGACACACACCTGAGCGTCTGTGTGTAAAACCAAAGGTACAACACCCAACAAACCTTTGGTTAAACCTTGGTGTTAAAGGGCAGCAATACCATAACATCAAACACATGGAATTTTgcaaaaagcagagcaaagacTTTGCAACTTCAAATCAGCACCTACAACATGATGTGGTATCAGTTAAAAtttctcctggagctgctgaaggtgGGTTTTATTCAATACTGAAATCAGCCAAATTTCTCACAGAGATACCAAGGGCACATTCTTATACCACTTCTCTCTCCACCTAGTTTAAAAATTAGGATATGCTGGtaggcttttttccttctatttttcttttttttaatcaatccCCGCAGTTTCTAAGAAACTTGTTCATTAGGGCAGCACAGTATGTTCTCCATAATACTCCCTAAAAACACCTGGTCACTTAAGTCAAACTTTCCAAAGAAATCATCACCCTCAGGCAGAAATCTGGCTTGGAGGTTTTTCAGACTGCACAGTTCCAGTCTGGCACAGGGATGTCGAATTGCCCCCACACTTTCTGTTCTCAGTGTGACACCACAGTCCCACCTGCTGTGGGTGACTCACTCAGTGCTGTTCCTCTCCAAGAGCAGAGCGTGGCCTCGGTGTCTGGACAGGTCTGACAGGCTCAGGAGCCAGGGCCCCCCAGGGCCAGGGCCCACAGAGGCTTTGGGGAAGTCTCTGCTGTCCTTCGGCCTCCCTGGCACTGCGGGGATGGGGGaggatggagctgtgctgggaacactgcccagccccaggagctgctgcaggtacCACGGACAGGGGCCTGGGAGTGGCTGGAGTTCCCTGACCACCGCCCCAGGACAGGGACTCCGTCTTCCTTTAAAGCAGCAAAGCCCAAGAACTTCAATGACTGTGCCCCCAAGTGACcgccccttcccagcagcctccACCTGGCACTTTCATGGCAGGTGTCACCTAAAACCCCACACTTCACAAACCATCAACActtttttgtgtttcctttctgCAAATTAAATCCCTGCAGCTGCAAAGGCTCTGACTGAGCACGGGGACAAACCCAGAGCCACCTGCCATTCCCAAgccccctgtccctgtccctgtgtccttACCTGTCCCGGATCAGGGCGGGCAGGTGGCTGGAGAGCTCCTTCTCACTGGCGGACACGGCGGGGGACCAGGGCCGGAAGGCGGAGAGGCGCTGCCGGGGATGGACACAGCCGAtgctctggggacagggcaggaaaTGAGTGACTCCCAACAACCTTTGAAACCATAAAATCACCACGGAGGGGAACTCGGGCTTCCCAGGGCACCCTCAGTTATCCCCACAACTGCTCCGCACTGGCCGTGACCTCCTCGCTCAGGGGTTCCACTGGCGGAGGGGAACTGCACTCAACAAGTTCAGTGTAGTTTGTAGGGATCACAAACAGCTCCTGAGCCTTGCAGGATTCCTGTACCTCAAAGGCACGAGGGAATTCCTTACTTCCCTGTCACAATTCAGGTCAATGAGCACTGGAAGGTGGCAAGGAATCTGGGGGGACTGTGTAGCTCAATGCTGACCAGGAAAATTATAGAAATGTTACTACGTTAGAAACCCTGGGCATGTTCTTTCCCTCACTTTCTCCTCTGGTTTCAGCGGAGTGATGCTTTGTGCCAATTTGATCTCTCTTGATTACAAAAGATTCAACAATCACCTTATTAGATGAACTGGATAAGGACCGTAACCAACTggactgtttttccttctcagtaGAAGCTGGAGATTGGGAAGCAGAGTCATCTATTTTGGGCTTTTTGGAAGCAGGAGGATCTGATGAGACCTGAAAcaaaaacaggcaggaaaaagtCAAAGTCAGAATTCCTCATTTTGCAATCAGCTTAGAAACAAGTTACAAGGCAAAAGcaaattttgttatttaaaaggaagaaaccaggtgtttttctgcttttttcaaaCGTAAA encodes:
- the SKI gene encoding ski oncogene, whose amino-acid sequence is METVSRSSFQPHPGLQKTLEQFHLSSMSSLGGPAAFSARWAQEMYKKDNGKDPAEPVLHLPPIQPPPVMPGPFFMPSDRSTERCETILEGETISCFVVGGEKRLCLPQILNSVLRDFSLQQINSVCDELHIYCSRCTADQLEILKVMGILPFSAPSCGLITKTDAERLCNALLYGGTYPPHCKKEFSSTIELELTEKSFKVYHECFGKCKGLLVPELYSNPSAACIQCLDCRLMYPPHKFVVHSHKSLENRTCHWGFDSANWRSYILLSQDYTGKEEKARLGQLLDEMKEKFDYNNKYKRKAPRVSSDPPASKKPKIDDSASQSPASTEKEKQSSWLRSLSSSSNKSIGCVHPRQRLSAFRPWSPAVSASEKELSSHLPALIRDSFYSYKSFESAVAPNVALAPPAQQKIVSNPPCATVVSRSSESLGSAQPRKRKHGTEHTAVPEAAATAATAATAATAPEEDKESEAEIEVETREEFTSSLSSLSSPSFTSSSSAKDMSSPGMQPPAPVNSSYEVAAHPDSHSSGLEAELEHLRQALDSGLDTKEAKEKFLHEVVKMRVKQEEKLNAALQAKRSLHQELEFLRVAKKEKLREATEAKRNLRKEIERLRAENEKKMKEANESRIRLKRELEQARQIRVCDKGCEAGRLRAKYSAQIEDLQVKLQHAEADREQLRADLLHEREAREHLEKVVKELQEQLWPKASSQPSSESTSSPMEN